The proteins below are encoded in one region of Colletotrichum lupini chromosome 5, complete sequence:
- a CDS encoding triacylglycerol lipase has product MQTLGLQSKPSFHTPLRTLYHSKENRNVEGPEPSQAIHILEKNKQSKQTENQRLQTIRLARFSLPHSLFSPPPRARGGLRSSFHAMNSARLTRCRPCAPSSRLICAPTASHRLLRPLAARDSRPFSVSHLRPKHDGDPRFRDLGKQISDEYAVVREHYGYCPPSTVSSPPASQPRLCPNHNDPPALTRPPDTPKNPIVLAHGLMGFSELRLGAYVPPIHYWRGISDSLSTLSGPSNIITTSVPPSGSIEERAAKLGADIAAKAGGRAVNIVAHSMGGLDARYMISHLKPRDVKVLSLVTVATPHRGSAFADYLLDGQGPIKLANLYGLIERAGLGTQAFEQLTQRYMEGEFNPATPDSNEVRYFSYGACTDRPPLLSLFRQSHWVIEQAEGANDGLVSVASSRWGKYQGTLLDVSHLDLINWSNRLKWTLRKVWMGQTRTFNAVAFYLDIADMLAKEGL; this is encoded by the exons ATGCAGACTTTGGGATTGCAGAGCAAGCCTTCGTTCCACACTCCATTACGAACCTTGTACCACAGTAAAGAAAACAGAAACGTCGAGGGACCGGAACCAAGCCAGGCCATTCACATCCTCGAGAAAAACAAGCAAAGCAAACAAACCG AGAATCAGAGACTTCAGACCATTCGACTTGCCAGATTCTCTCTCCCTCACTCTCTCTTCTCCCCACCACCCCGCGCCCGCGGCGGCTTACGCTCTTCCTTCCATGCCATGAACAGCGCACGCCTCACGAGGTGCCGCCCTTGCGCGCCCTCCTCACGGCTCATTTGTGCGCCAACCGCGTCTCATCGCTTGCTTCGCCCTCTTGCAGCCCGAGACAGCCGTCCTTTCTCCGTCTCGCACTTGCGGCCGAAGCACGACGGTGACCCGAGGTTCAGAGACCTGGGCAAACAGATATCGGACGAGTATGCCGTCGTTAGAGAACACTATG GATATTGTCCTCCTAGTACCGTTTCGAGTCCTCCTGCTTCCCAACCCCGCCTCTGTCCAAACCATAATGATCCACCCGCACTTACACGCCCGCCAGACACGCCAAAGAACCCCATCGTCCTCGCTCACGGACTGATGGGCTTCTCCGAACTGCGCCTCGGCGCCTATGTCCCGCCGATCCACTACTGGCGCGGCATCTCCGACTCGTTGAGCACCCTCTCCGGTCCGTCCAACATCATCACCACCTCCGTCCCGCCCTCGGGCTCCATCGAGGAGCGCGCCGCAAAACTGGGCGCCGACATCGCCGCCAAAGCCGGCGGCCGCGCCGTCAACATCGTCGCGCACTCCATGGGCGGGCTGGACGCCCGCTACATGATTTCCCATCTCAAGCCGCGCGATGTCAAAGTCCTTAGTCTCGTCACCGTAGCGACGCCGCACCGCGGGAGCGCGTTTGCGGATTATCTGTTGGATGGGCAAGGCCCCATTAAGCTCGCGAATCTGTACGGGCTCATTGAGCGTGCCGGGTTGGGGACGCAGGCTTTTGAGCAGCTTACGCAGCGGTACATGGAGGGAGAATTCAACCCTGCTACCCCTGACAGCAATGAGGTGCGGTATTTTAGTTATGGCGCGTGTACGGACCGGCCGCCACTACTGAGCCTGTTTCGGCAAAGTCATTGGGTCATTGAGCAGGCCGAGGGGGCGAATGATGGGTTGGTGAGTGTTGCGAGTAGTCGGTGGGGAAAGTATCAGGGCACGCTGCTGGACGTGAGCCATTTGGATTTGATCAATTGGTCGAATCGGCTCAAGTGGACGTTGCGCAAGGTGTGGATGGGGCAGACGAGGACGTTTAATGCTGTTGCGTTTTATCTCGATATTGCGGATATGTTGGCCAAGGAGGGTTTATGA